One segment of Allorhodopirellula heiligendammensis DNA contains the following:
- the pnp gene encoding polyribonucleotide nucleotidyltransferase, with amino-acid sequence MSIHKIRVERKIGDSVLSFETGHVAKQAAGSVLVQYGDTVVLVAAASGTPRPGIDFFPLMCDYRERLAAAGKFPGGFLKREGRPSTKEILSSRLMDRPIRPLWPNGYMDEVQVQAMVIASDLQNDGDVLAMNGAAAALHISPLPFQGPLASVRVGKVDGKLIAFPTFEQLEESELDMIVSGSQEMVAMIEGFANEMPEEEMMEAIQFAHGVIREVIELQEELYRKVNPTKVPFESPADDGLFQRLNDAYYDDFRAAQQTSGKQARADATHGLRDRAMSEVIPDPKADGAICVNRFKKVWHDLEEKVVRDLISAGTRPDGRDRNSLRAIHCETDLLPCVHGSAMFQRGETQAIVTIALGTSRDEQRVDGLQDEYSKKFMLDYNFPSYSVGECRPIRGPGRREIGHGALAERSVAPVLPPADAFPYTIRVISDITESNGSSSMASVCGATLGLMASGVPISNPVAGISIGLVQNSPDDWHLLTDILGTEDHFGDMDFKIAGTQNGITGIQLDLKITGVGEEIIRATLKQSREARIEILKKMLTTIPRPRREISPTAPRLLRTKISPDKIGALIGPGGKNIRGIQESTGAVIEVDDDGTVLVASSNKESAMDAMRQVEACTATVQIGKIYDGIVSSIKEFGAFVEILPGRDGLVHISEMSGGYISNLDRHIAVGDEMKVLVIDVDEHDRVKLSRRRALEELGLEDPLAAELEDGEGGGESSSGGDGEDRPRRRRGGRGPRRDGGGSGGRSRD; translated from the coding sequence CTGCTTCCGGAACCCCCCGACCAGGCATCGACTTCTTCCCGCTGATGTGCGACTATCGCGAACGGCTTGCTGCAGCAGGTAAGTTCCCCGGTGGCTTTCTTAAGCGAGAAGGTCGTCCGAGCACGAAGGAAATCCTCAGCTCGCGATTGATGGACCGACCCATTCGCCCACTATGGCCCAATGGGTACATGGACGAAGTTCAAGTCCAAGCGATGGTCATCGCCAGCGACTTGCAAAATGACGGTGACGTGCTGGCCATGAACGGTGCCGCTGCGGCACTTCATATCAGCCCCCTGCCGTTCCAAGGACCGCTCGCCAGCGTCCGCGTGGGCAAGGTCGATGGCAAGTTGATTGCTTTCCCGACTTTCGAGCAGCTCGAGGAATCCGAACTCGACATGATCGTCAGCGGCAGCCAAGAGATGGTTGCGATGATCGAGGGCTTCGCCAACGAGATGCCCGAAGAAGAAATGATGGAAGCGATTCAGTTCGCTCACGGAGTTATCCGCGAAGTCATCGAGTTGCAGGAAGAACTCTATCGTAAGGTGAACCCCACCAAGGTGCCTTTCGAGTCGCCAGCGGACGACGGCTTGTTCCAGCGGCTTAATGACGCCTACTACGATGACTTCCGCGCCGCACAGCAGACATCCGGCAAACAGGCTCGCGCCGATGCCACCCACGGCCTACGCGACCGCGCCATGAGCGAAGTCATTCCCGATCCCAAGGCCGACGGCGCAATCTGTGTGAATCGGTTCAAAAAGGTTTGGCACGATCTCGAAGAGAAAGTCGTCCGTGACCTGATCAGCGCGGGCACCCGTCCCGATGGACGCGATCGCAATTCGCTCCGAGCGATTCACTGCGAAACAGACCTGTTGCCTTGCGTCCATGGCTCGGCCATGTTCCAACGCGGCGAAACCCAAGCGATCGTGACGATTGCACTGGGCACCAGTCGCGACGAACAACGCGTCGACGGCTTGCAGGACGAGTACAGCAAGAAGTTCATGCTCGACTACAACTTCCCCTCGTACTCCGTGGGCGAATGCCGCCCCATCCGCGGACCTGGACGTCGGGAAATCGGTCACGGAGCCCTGGCTGAGCGCAGCGTCGCTCCCGTGTTGCCGCCCGCCGATGCATTCCCCTACACCATCCGCGTGATCAGCGACATCACTGAGTCCAACGGCAGTTCGTCGATGGCGTCGGTATGCGGTGCGACACTCGGCTTGATGGCCTCCGGCGTGCCGATCAGCAACCCTGTGGCCGGGATCTCGATCGGTCTGGTACAGAATTCACCAGATGACTGGCACCTGTTAACGGACATCCTCGGCACCGAAGATCACTTCGGCGACATGGACTTCAAGATCGCCGGAACGCAAAACGGTATCACCGGCATCCAACTTGACCTCAAGATCACGGGTGTTGGCGAAGAGATCATTCGAGCGACGCTGAAGCAATCGCGGGAAGCTCGCATTGAGATCCTCAAGAAGATGCTCACGACGATCCCGCGGCCACGCCGCGAAATCTCGCCGACCGCACCACGATTGCTCCGCACGAAGATCTCGCCCGATAAGATCGGTGCTCTGATCGGGCCTGGCGGTAAGAACATCCGGGGCATTCAAGAGTCCACCGGCGCCGTGATTGAAGTGGATGATGACGGCACCGTGCTCGTCGCCAGCAGCAACAAAGAATCCGCCATGGACGCCATGCGTCAGGTCGAAGCTTGCACGGCAACCGTTCAGATTGGCAAGATCTACGACGGCATCGTCAGCAGCATCAAAGAGTTTGGTGCCTTCGTCGAGATCCTCCCCGGTCGCGATGGACTCGTTCACATCAGCGAAATGAGCGGTGGATATATCAGCAACCTCGATCGCCACATCGCCGTTGGCGATGAAATGAAGGTGTTGGTCATCGACGTCGATGAGCACGACCGTGTCAAACTCAGCCGCCGACGCGCCCTCGAAGAATTGGGCCTGGAAGACCCCTTGGCCGCCGAACTGGAAGACGGTGAAGGTGGTGGCGAGAGCAGCAGCGGTGGCGACGGTGAAGACCGTCCACGACGCCGCCGCGGCGGACGCGGCCCACGTCGTGACGGTGGTGGCAGCGGCGGTCGCTCGCGCGACTGA